The following proteins are co-located in the Mesorhizobium sp. M1E.F.Ca.ET.045.02.1.1 genome:
- a CDS encoding DeoD-type purine-nucleoside phosphorylase — MTPHIEAGRGDYAGTVLLPGDPERAQWMAETFLEAPRCVNRRRGALGFTGRYRGKPVSIHATGIGVSSFLIYAHELLDYHGVKTLIRTGTCGALTEEVPLRGVVVSSAVRAEGAISGQVFGLYQPAGPDQALHALALRRAADLGIACSAGLTVCSDVFYHPDGRARFDEFRALGALAVDMETSALYRISAQFGARALSLLTVVDHVATGEQTDYSERQALFTDMTRLALEVAASS, encoded by the coding sequence GTGACGCCGCACATCGAGGCGGGCAGGGGCGACTATGCCGGAACGGTGCTGTTGCCGGGCGATCCCGAGCGCGCCCAATGGATGGCGGAAACCTTTCTCGAGGCGCCGCGCTGCGTCAATCGCCGCCGGGGCGCCCTTGGCTTCACCGGCCGGTATCGCGGCAAACCGGTCAGCATCCATGCAACCGGCATCGGCGTCTCTTCCTTCCTCATCTATGCCCATGAGCTGCTGGACTATCATGGCGTGAAGACGCTGATCCGCACAGGAACATGCGGCGCCCTGACCGAGGAAGTGCCGTTACGCGGCGTCGTCGTTTCCAGTGCCGTCCGCGCCGAGGGTGCAATCAGCGGGCAGGTCTTCGGGCTGTACCAGCCGGCCGGCCCGGATCAGGCGCTGCATGCGCTGGCGCTGCGGCGGGCCGCCGATCTCGGCATCGCCTGCAGCGCGGGGCTCACGGTCTGCAGCGACGTGTTCTATCATCCCGACGGCCGCGCGCGTTTCGACGAGTTCAGGGCGCTCGGCGCGCTGGCGGTCGACATGGAAACCAGCGCGCTCTACCGCATCTCGGCGCAGTTCGGCGCGCGCGCCCTGTCGCTGCTGACTGTGGTCGACCACGTCGCCACCGGCGAGCAGACCGATTATTCCGAACGCCAGGCGCTGTTCACCGACATGACACGGCTGGCGCTCGAAGTGGCCGCGAGCAGCTAG
- a CDS encoding ribbon-helix-helix domain-containing protein has product MCRVFAGQDPGGNRQINRSIRIDGHSTSIQLEATFWALLDEIAESQGLTTPKFISTLYDEAIEINGQIPNFASMLRTTCALYLRGHRPAVQEQAALKQVAA; this is encoded by the coding sequence ATGTGCAGGGTCTTTGCCGGGCAGGATCCGGGAGGCAACCGGCAGATCAACCGGTCGATCCGCATAGACGGGCATTCGACGAGCATCCAGCTAGAGGCGACGTTCTGGGCGTTGCTCGACGAGATCGCCGAAAGCCAGGGCCTGACGACGCCCAAATTCATCTCGACCCTCTATGACGAGGCGATCGAGATCAACGGCCAGATCCCGAACTTCGCTTCGATGCTGCGCACGACCTGCGCGCTCTATCTGCGCGGTCACCGACCAGCGGTGCAGGAGCAGGCAGCGCTGAAACAGGTGGCCGCCTAG
- a CDS encoding VOC family protein translates to MAKAIHTMIRVLDEARSVDFYSKAFGLDVAQRLDFETFTLIYLSNADSPFEVELTVNKGRTEPYALGDGYGHLALSVVDLDSEHDRLGALGFNPKKIVEFNRDGALFARFFFIEDPDGYKIEVLQRGGRFQ, encoded by the coding sequence TTGGCGAAGGCGATCCACACCATGATCCGGGTTCTCGACGAGGCCCGGTCCGTCGATTTCTACAGCAAGGCCTTCGGTCTCGACGTCGCGCAGCGGCTCGATTTCGAGACCTTCACGCTGATCTATCTCAGCAACGCCGACTCTCCATTCGAGGTCGAGCTGACCGTGAACAAGGGGCGCACAGAACCCTACGCGCTGGGCGATGGCTACGGCCATCTCGCGCTCTCCGTCGTCGATCTCGACAGCGAGCACGATCGGCTCGGCGCGCTCGGATTCAATCCGAAGAAGATCGTGGAATTCAACCGCGACGGAGCGCTATTCGCCCGCTTCTTCTTCATCGAGGATCCCGACGGCTACAAGATCGAGGTCCTGCAGCGGGGAGGGCGCTTCCAATAG
- a CDS encoding gluconate 2-dehydrogenase subunit 3 family protein, giving the protein MVTIYERKPHERQLGLSRRELLKRGGAGALLIISGTAIISPEHAWGLETSALKPETMATLIQVARDIYPHDQVPDKYYAIAVKGHDETAAKDPAYKELIEKGVADLDKKAGKGGYRALGWEEQRVALLKEVEKTPFFQAVRGGLVVSLYNQKEVWPIFGYEGESFSKGGYIARGFDDIEWL; this is encoded by the coding sequence ATGGTCACGATCTATGAACGGAAGCCGCATGAGAGGCAGCTTGGCCTCTCGCGGCGCGAGCTTCTCAAACGCGGCGGTGCAGGTGCGCTGCTCATCATTTCGGGCACCGCCATCATTAGTCCCGAACATGCCTGGGGCCTGGAAACCTCGGCGCTGAAGCCCGAGACGATGGCGACGCTGATCCAGGTGGCGCGCGACATCTATCCGCACGACCAGGTACCGGACAAATACTATGCCATCGCCGTCAAGGGCCATGACGAGACCGCCGCCAAGGATCCGGCCTACAAGGAGCTGATCGAGAAGGGCGTCGCCGATCTCGACAAGAAGGCCGGCAAGGGTGGCTATCGCGCACTTGGCTGGGAAGAGCAGCGGGTCGCGCTGCTGAAGGAGGTCGAGAAGACGCCGTTCTTCCAGGCGGTGCGCGGCGGCCTGGTCGTCAGCCTGTACAACCAGAAGGAGGTGTGGCCCATCTTCGGTTACGAGGGCGAATCCTTTTCCAAGGGCGGCTACATCGCGCGCGGCTTCGACGACATCGAGTGGCTCTGA